Part of the Flavobacterium alkalisoli genome is shown below.
ACTGAAAGATGGCCGGGTGGTATGCTAACTAACTTCGTTACTATCAGAAAAGCTGTTAAGAAAATGGCTTCAATTGATAAAATGAAGAAAGATGGTACATTTAACACGCTATCTAAAAAAGAGCGTTTACAGGTAGATCGTCTACGTGCAAAACTTGAGAAAAACTTAGGTTCAATTGCTGACATGACCAGATTACCAGCTGCACTGTTTGTAGTAGATATTAAAGCTGAGCACATCGCTGTAAAAGAAGCGCAAAAATTAAACATTCCGGTTTTCGCAATGGTAGATACAAACTCTGACCCAAGAGAGGTTGATTATGTAATACCTGCAAACGATGATGCTTCAAAATCAATCGACAAAATTTTATCTTTAGTTACTGGCGCTATCGTTGAAGGTCTTTCTGACAGAAAGTCTGAAAAAGATGAGCAGGAAGCAACTGCTGCTAAAGCAGAAGCTCCAGCAACTGCTACTGAAGAATAAAAATA
Proteins encoded:
- the rpsB gene encoding 30S ribosomal protein S2; translation: MANKVEVKDLLEAGVHFGHMTRKWDPNMAPYIYMERNGIHIINLYKTAAKIEEANEALKKIAASGRKVLFVATKKQAKDIVAEKATAANMPFITERWPGGMLTNFVTIRKAVKKMASIDKMKKDGTFNTLSKKERLQVDRLRAKLEKNLGSIADMTRLPAALFVVDIKAEHIAVKEAQKLNIPVFAMVDTNSDPREVDYVIPANDDASKSIDKILSLVTGAIVEGLSDRKSEKDEQEATAAKAEAPATATEE